Proteins from a single region of Ziziphus jujuba cultivar Dongzao chromosome 1, ASM3175591v1:
- the LOC107431429 gene encoding pentatricopeptide repeat-containing protein At4g04790, mitochondrial — protein sequence MSAVKGRSLSSLFLRSGPAVKIKSKPKTKHSSSSSSSCLPKADDANPEQHVSSLGAFTSQDATKRPINSLLRSSNSTSGNCKNQLPDTIRSLLKSPILDNSPDLLEIPGEQEIPGERSLEKELDVSLFGVDLKNNISSRRKEVSRQRKQKWIFKSSQENRFNSLVRMCAEKLGTETAVEVFGKMGKETGVKEYNALINICVKNAKDSIDEEVALQQIHKAFLLFKSIKEQGFQLEEETYGPFLGYLIEMGMVKEFHFFCEVIKGENPCSLSRLGYYEMLLWIRVDNKEKIQELCNYVMTGDGENKLSLLENYLLALCESERKKELLQILEVVDVTKFSSVECIASIFNILGKLIMESFAENLFMALRACDYGEEKITKFIYSYVVGIPNLAVEDVISNFKNLHVKLEVSLSCASYEKLIAYCCDSHEVHVALDLVDEICQKGLDLSIEVLHSIFRAMEETSNFNLVHRVYSVICHQTLKPNNETFRLMITLCVKMKDFDGAYGMLNDLEKMNLRPTANMYNAILGGYFREKNTYSAKKLLKQMEEADVKRDSLTYCYLLSNCESEDDIKKYYEEMKRSGIDDTKHVFMALINAYASLGQFEKAKQVVSDKGISDKSWNEINSALAQALSENGQWFDALDIYKQIGSALEPKAVISLIENVPSDGELSTLLKLLEEINASNYWVDGCCRVILYCVRYKHLSPAINLLKQLRDKFCNDELVHESLFDEVFCLIGDSDPTYLQMGLDLLRVVKNDFGITPSRKCLDFLLHACVNAKDLRNSKLVWKEYKEAGLPYNILNFLRMYQAFLAAGDHKAAKIFLTHVPKDDPDVRRVIRECETSYSQMSIYTSETEKKKKNRSKTRI from the exons ATGAGTGCCGTCAAAGGGAGAAGCCTAAGTTCTCTGTTCCTCCGCTCAGGCCCGGCGGTCAAAATCAAATCCAAACCCAAAACCAAACACTcgtcctcttcctcttcctcttgctTGCCCAAGGCCGACGACGCTAATCCCGAACAGCACGTGTCCTCGCTCGGCGCTTTCACCTCCCAAGACGCCACTAAGCGCCCCATTAATTCCCTGCTTCGGTCTTCAAACTCCACATCTG GGAATTGTAAGAACCAGCTACCGGATACGATACGCTCTTTGCTGAAGA GCCCTATTTTGGATAATTCACCTGATCTGCTAGAAATTCCTGGTGAGCAAGAAATTCCCGGTGAGAGATCATTGGAAAAAGAATTAGATGTATCATTGTTTGGAGttgatttgaaaaataacatatcatcTCGCCGTAAAGAAGTAAGTCGTCAAAGGAAACAAAAGTGGATTTTCAAATCCTCCCAGGAAAATCGTTTCAATAGCTTGGTTAGAATGTGTGCAGAGAAGCTAGGAACAGAAACTGCCGTTGAGGTTTTTGGTAAGATGGGAAAAGAAACTGGTGTAAAAGAGTATAATGCATTAATAAACATATGCGTAAAGAATGCTAAGGATAGTATTGATGAAGAGGTTGCACTGCAACAAATTCACAAGGCTTTTCTactttttaaatcaataaaggAACAAGGTTTTCAGCTAGAAGAGGAAACTTATGGTCCATTTCTTGGATATTTAATTGAGATGGGCATGGTCAAagaattccattttttttgtgAAGTCATCAAAGGGGAGAATCCCTGTTCACTTTCGAGGTTGGGTTACTATGAAATGCTGCTATGGATCAGAGTTGATAATAAAGAAAAGATTCAAGAGCTATGTAATTACGTTATGACTGGTGATGGGGAAAACAAGTTAAGTTTACTGG aaaattatttgttagcaCTCTGTGAAAGTGAACGGAAGAAGGAGCTTTTGCAGATATTAGAAGTTGTGGATGTCACAAAATTCTCATCAGTGGAATGTATAGCAAGTATCTTTAACATCTTAGGAAAGCTAATAATGGAGTCATTTGCAGAGAATTTATTCATGGCCTTGAGAGCTTGCG ATTATGGAGAAGAAAAGATTACAAAGTTCATCTATAGTTATGTTGTTGGCATTCCAAATTTAGCG GTTGAGGATGTCATTTCAAACTTCAAAAACTTACATGTGAAACTGGAGGTGTCACTTTCATGTGCATCATATGAGAAGCTTATTGCGTATTGTTGTGATTCACATGAG GTGCATGTGGCTCTTGATTTGGTCGATGAAATTTGTCAAAAGGGTTTGGACTTGTCCATCGAGGTACTACACTCCATTTTCCGTGCTATGGAAGAGACTTCTAATTTTAATCTG GTTCACCGGGTCTACTCAGTGATTTGTCACCAGACTTTGAAGCCAAATAATGAAACATTCAGGCTTATGATAACTTTATGCGTCAAAATGAAAGAT TTTGATGGTGCATATGGAATGCTCAATGATTTGGAGAAAATGAACTTGAGGCCAACAGCTAACATGTACAATGCCATATTGGGAGGATACTTCAGAGAG AAGAATACATATAGTGCAAAGAAGCTTCTCAAGCAAATGGAAGAAGCAGATGTAAAACGAGATTCCTTGACTTATTGTTATTTACTAAGCAACTGTGAGTCTGAAGATGATATCAAAAAG TACTATGAAGAGATGAAGCGTTCTGGAATTGATGATACAAAGCATGTTTTCATGGCACTCATAAATGCATATGCAAGTTTGGGACAGTTTGAGAAAGCAAAACAG GTAGTTTCAGATAAGGGTATTTCTGATAAAAGCTGGAATGAAATTAATAGTGCACTTGCGCAAGCTCTTTCCGAAAATGGGCAGTGGTTTGATGCACTTGATATATATAAACAGATTGGATCTGCTTTGGAGCCCAAAGCTGTAATCAGTCTTATT GAGAACGTTCCATCTGATGGAGAGTTGAGTACATTGCTCAAACTACTTGAGGAAATAAATGCTTCAAACTATTGGGTCGATGGTTGCTGCAGAGTTATCTTGTATTGTGTTCGATACAAGCATTTAAG TCCTGCCATCAACTTGCTCAAGCAACTGAGGGATAAATTTTGTAACGACGAATTGGTTCATGAAAGTCTTTTTGATGAg GTGTTTTGTCTAATTGGAGATTCAGATCCTACCTATTTGCAAATGGGGTTGGACTTGCTTAGAGTTGTCAAAAATGACTTTGGCATCACCCCTTCACGTAAATGTCTTGACTTTCTTCTCCATGCATGTGTGAATGCCAAAGATCTGCGTAATTCAAAATTGGTCTGGAAAGAATATAAAGAAGCAGGCCTTCCTTACAACATTTTGAATTTCTTGAG AATGTATCAAGCATTTTTGGCTGCAGGGGACCATAAGGCTGCAAAGATCTTTCTCACTCACGTTCCTAAAGACGACCCAGATGTTCGGCGTGTCATTAGAGAATGTGAAACAAGTTACAGTCAAATGTCCATCTATACCAGTGAGactgagaaaaagaagaaaaatagaagTAAGACGAGGATTTAA